In the Lascolabacillus massiliensis genome, one interval contains:
- a CDS encoding fimbrillin family protein codes for MLRLNSFKCNVRNSALALGLILTAGLSSCEEKGLDLYGENREDVEATFITTIRPSTRMSDDKWESGDAIGVFAISNGEILSDSSIYNNYKNIKYINKSDGSIANFEAAETAIKYPDTKEMLDFTAYYPYTDTGYIGVNDFSLSVDISQQSPHSAIDILYAKATGYNRDNPEVDLHFTHSLSQFCLNITASEDISLEGVEINIINAVTKGVMNLKDGTVTPSEISGDTIKPVINYDSLENRITATAIMIPGWNLSDAETVVQTPNGNIYTLKPDISELLPNKRIICSYKLTPKTVVVIPGGITILPWEDISEETIHEVEPDDTEATIPAESEKSYTGDGTSDFPYSVAEAISNQGDTVVWVKGYIVGFADCNNSDTYELSNKYVLTNSTESIVLADIPKEEDITKILPVKFGVGRDAKDRLNLKENEDARGREVMILCNLEEVYNSPGGNNIIDYKLI; via the coding sequence ATGTTAAGACTAAATTCTTTCAAATGCAATGTAAGAAATTCAGCTTTAGCGCTAGGATTAATTTTAACTGCAGGCTTATCCTCCTGTGAAGAAAAAGGATTGGATCTTTACGGTGAAAACAGAGAAGATGTAGAAGCAACCTTTATTACAACAATCCGGCCATCAACCCGGATGTCGGACGACAAGTGGGAATCGGGTGATGCAATAGGGGTTTTCGCAATCAGCAACGGAGAGATTCTGTCAGATTCATCAATCTACAACAACTATAAAAACATTAAATATATAAATAAGAGTGATGGCAGCATAGCCAATTTTGAGGCTGCAGAAACAGCTATAAAGTATCCCGACACCAAAGAAATGCTCGATTTTACCGCCTATTACCCCTATACAGATACCGGGTATATCGGAGTAAACGATTTCAGTTTATCAGTCGATATCTCACAACAATCACCACACTCAGCAATCGATATTCTATATGCAAAAGCAACCGGTTACAACAGAGATAACCCCGAAGTAGATTTACATTTCACACACTCACTTTCACAGTTCTGTCTCAACATCACTGCTTCGGAGGATATCTCACTCGAAGGAGTTGAGATAAACATTATCAACGCAGTCACAAAAGGAGTTATGAATCTGAAAGATGGAACAGTAACCCCTTCAGAGATATCAGGGGACACAATCAAACCAGTAATAAATTATGATTCATTAGAAAACAGGATAACCGCAACAGCAATTATGATTCCCGGATGGAACCTCTCAGATGCAGAGACAGTTGTACAGACACCTAATGGAAACATCTACACCCTTAAGCCTGATATATCAGAGCTATTACCAAATAAAAGAATAATCTGCAGTTACAAGCTAACACCCAAAACGGTAGTAGTCATACCCGGCGGCATCACGATATTACCATGGGAAGATATTTCAGAAGAGACTATCCACGAAGTAGAGCCTGACGACACCGAAGCAACCATACCTGCCGAGAGCGAAAAATCATATACAGGTGATGGCACATCAGACTTTCCCTATTCCGTTGCCGAGGCTATTTCAAATCAGGGAGATACAGTAGTATGGGTAAAAGGATACATCGTTGGATTTGCTGATTGTAATAATAGCGATACCTATGAGTTAAGTAACAAATATGTATTAACAAATTCAACGGAAAGTATAGTTCTTGCAGATATCCCAAAGGAAGAAGATATTACAAAAATACTGCCTGTTAAATTTGGAGTCGGAAGGGATGCAAAA
- the gmd gene encoding GDP-mannose 4,6-dehydratase: MTKTALITGITGQDGSYLAEFLLEKGYEVHGLMRRSSSFNTGRIEHLYLDEWVRDMHQKRLINLHYADMTDSSSLIRIIQTIKPDEIYNLAAQSHVKVSFDVPEYTAEVDAVGTLRLLEAVRILGLEKKTRIYQASTSELFGLVQEVPQKETTPFYPRSPYGVAKLYGFWITKNYRESYGMYAVNGILFNHESERRGETFVTRKITIAAARIAQGMQDKLYLGNLDAKRDWGYARDYVECMWLILQHPEPEDFVIATGEMHSVREFCTLAFAEAGINLRWEGEGVNEKGIDADTGRIIVEVDPKYFRPAEVEQLLGDPTKARTLLGWNPTKTPFKELVKIMVQHDMRFVKKLKLKSDIDLEVNGNK; encoded by the coding sequence ATGACAAAAACAGCTTTGATTACCGGAATCACGGGACAGGACGGATCGTATCTTGCGGAGTTTCTTCTGGAGAAAGGGTATGAGGTGCATGGACTTATGCGCAGATCTTCTTCTTTTAACACAGGGAGGATTGAACATCTTTACCTGGATGAGTGGGTGAGGGATATGCATCAGAAGCGACTGATCAATCTGCATTATGCTGATATGACTGATTCGAGCTCTCTTATCAGAATAATTCAGACAATTAAACCGGATGAAATATATAACCTTGCCGCTCAGAGTCATGTTAAGGTGAGTTTTGATGTTCCGGAGTATACTGCCGAGGTGGATGCAGTGGGTACGCTGAGACTGCTGGAGGCGGTTCGTATTCTCGGCCTGGAAAAGAAAACCCGTATTTATCAGGCTTCAACGTCTGAGCTGTTTGGACTGGTACAGGAGGTTCCTCAGAAGGAGACTACACCTTTTTATCCCCGAAGTCCTTATGGTGTTGCTAAGCTTTATGGCTTCTGGATTACGAAGAACTACAGGGAGTCGTACGGTATGTACGCTGTTAACGGTATTTTGTTTAATCATGAGAGTGAAAGGAGAGGGGAGACTTTCGTTACTCGTAAGATAACTATTGCTGCTGCACGTATAGCACAGGGGATGCAGGATAAACTTTATCTGGGCAATCTTGATGCTAAGCGTGACTGGGGATATGCCAGGGATTATGTTGAGTGTATGTGGCTGATTCTGCAGCATCCTGAACCTGAAGATTTCGTGATTGCAACGGGTGAGATGCACTCTGTTCGTGAATTTTGTACTCTTGCTTTTGCTGAAGCCGGTATTAATCTGCGCTGGGAAGGTGAGGGTGTGAATGAAAAGGGTATTGATGCTGATACAGGTCGTATTATTGTTGAAGTGGATCCTAAGTACTTCCGCCCGGCAGAGGTTGAACAGTTGCTGGGTGATCCTACTAAAGCACGCACTCTACTTGGCTGGAATCCAACTAAAACTCCTTTCAAAGAGCTTGTGAAAATTATGGTGCAGCATGATATGCGTTTTGTTA